One window from the genome of Rhodopseudomonas sp. P2A-2r encodes:
- the pimC gene encoding pimeloyl-CoA dehydrogenase large subunit translates to MDLKFSKEEVAFRDEVRAFFKEKVPAATRLKMQEGRHLGKDEMVAWWRILNDKGWGVTHWPEEYGGTGWSSVQHYIFNEELQLAPAPAPLAFGVSMVGPVIYTFGNEAQKKRFLPRIASVEDFWCQGFSEPGSGSDLASLKTKAERKGDKWIINGQKTWTTLAQYADWIFCLCRTDPAAKKQSGISFILVDMKSPGITVRPIVTIDGGREVNEVFFDDVEVPYENLVGEENKGWDYAKFLLGNERTGIARVGVSKERIRRIKELAAKVESGGKPIIEDQKFREKLALVEIELKALELTQLRVVADEGKHGKGKPNPASSVLKIKGSEIQQATTELLMEVIGPFAAPYDEHGDDGSNETMDWTAQIAPSYFNNRKVSIYGGSNEIQRNIITKAVLGL, encoded by the coding sequence ATGGATCTCAAGTTCAGCAAGGAAGAAGTGGCGTTCCGCGACGAAGTGCGGGCGTTCTTCAAGGAGAAGGTGCCGGCGGCGACGCGGCTGAAAATGCAGGAGGGGCGTCACCTCGGCAAGGACGAGATGGTCGCCTGGTGGCGTATCCTCAACGACAAGGGCTGGGGCGTGACGCACTGGCCGGAGGAATATGGCGGCACCGGCTGGAGCTCCGTGCAGCACTACATCTTCAACGAGGAACTGCAGCTGGCGCCGGCGCCGGCACCGCTCGCCTTCGGCGTCAGCATGGTCGGCCCGGTGATCTACACCTTCGGCAACGAGGCGCAAAAGAAGCGCTTCCTGCCGCGCATTGCCAGCGTCGAGGATTTCTGGTGCCAGGGATTCTCCGAGCCCGGCTCCGGTTCGGATCTCGCATCCTTGAAGACCAAGGCCGAGCGCAAGGGCGACAAGTGGATCATCAACGGCCAGAAGACCTGGACCACGCTGGCGCAATATGCCGACTGGATCTTCTGCCTGTGCCGCACCGACCCCGCCGCCAAGAAGCAGTCGGGCATCTCCTTCATCCTGGTCGACATGAAGTCGCCGGGCATCACCGTGCGCCCGATCGTCACCATCGACGGCGGTCGCGAAGTCAACGAAGTGTTCTTCGATGACGTCGAGGTGCCCTACGAGAATCTCGTCGGCGAGGAGAACAAGGGCTGGGATTACGCAAAATTCCTGCTCGGCAACGAGCGCACCGGCATCGCCCGCGTCGGAGTGTCCAAGGAGCGCATCCGCCGCATCAAGGAGCTCGCGGCCAAGGTGGAGTCCGGCGGCAAGCCGATCATCGAGGACCAGAAGTTCCGCGAGAAGCTGGCGCTGGTGGAGATCGAGCTGAAGGCGCTCGAACTGACCCAGCTCCGTGTCGTCGCCGACGAGGGCAAGCACGGCAAGGGCAAGCCCAATCCGGCGTCGTCGGTGCTGAAGATCAAGGGCTCGGAAATCCAGCAAGCGACCACCGAACTCCTGATGGAAGTGATCGGCCCGTTCGCCGCGCCCTATGACGAGCATGGCGACGACGGCAGCAACGAGACCATGGACTGGACCGCGCAGATCGCACCGAGCTATTTCAACAACCGCAAGGTTTCGATCTACGGCGGCTCCAACGAGATTCAGCGCAACATCATCACCAAGGCCGTGCTGGGACTTTGA
- a CDS encoding branched-chain amino acid ABC transporter permease, with the protein MELFTNQVLAGIATGAIYACMALAVVMIYQAIDHLNFAQGEMAMFSTFVAWQLMQWGLPYWVAFVLTLVFSFAGGIVIERLLFKPLAKAPILTHVAGFIALFAIINSVAGLVWDFTIKQFPTPFGSSPFLGSQLISTHQAGMIAVTLVLLALLFGFFRYTRVGLAMRAAASMPESARLVGINTGWMIALGWGMAAAIGSIAGMLIAPVVFLEPNMMGGVLIYGFAAAVVGGLSSPLGAVVGGFLVGIFENLVGTYIPGVGNELKLPIALALIITVLVVKPNGLFGRAIVKRV; encoded by the coding sequence ATGGAGCTTTTTACCAATCAAGTCCTGGCTGGCATCGCCACCGGCGCGATCTACGCCTGCATGGCGCTCGCCGTGGTGATGATCTATCAGGCGATCGACCATCTCAATTTCGCCCAGGGCGAAATGGCGATGTTCTCGACCTTCGTTGCCTGGCAGCTGATGCAGTGGGGCCTGCCCTACTGGGTCGCCTTTGTGCTGACGCTGGTGTTTTCCTTCGCCGGCGGCATCGTCATCGAGCGGCTGTTGTTCAAGCCGCTCGCCAAGGCACCGATCCTGACCCACGTCGCCGGCTTCATCGCGCTATTCGCCATCATCAACAGTGTCGCCGGCCTGGTGTGGGACTTCACCATCAAGCAGTTCCCGACGCCATTCGGCTCCTCGCCGTTCCTCGGCAGCCAGCTGATCTCGACCCATCAGGCCGGCATGATCGCGGTCACCCTGGTGTTGCTGGCGCTGCTGTTCGGCTTTTTCCGCTACACCCGGGTCGGCCTCGCCATGCGCGCAGCCGCCTCGATGCCTGAATCGGCGCGGCTGGTCGGCATCAACACCGGCTGGATGATCGCTCTGGGCTGGGGCATGGCCGCGGCGATCGGCTCGATCGCCGGCATGCTGATCGCGCCGGTGGTGTTCCTTGAGCCCAACATGATGGGCGGCGTGCTGATCTACGGCTTTGCCGCGGCCGTCGTCGGCGGGCTCTCCAGCCCGCTCGGCGCGGTGGTCGGCGGCTTCCTGGTCGGCATCTTCGAGAACCTCGTCGGCACCTATATTCCCGGCGTCGGCAACGAGCTGAAGTTGCCGATCGCGCTCGCGCTGATCATTACAGTGCTGGTCGTCAAACCCAATGGCCTGTTCGGCCGTGCCATCGTGAAGCGAGTTTGA
- a CDS encoding 3-hydroxyacyl-CoA dehydrogenase NAD-binding domain-containing protein has product MNEVVKLERHDVIAVITVDSPPVNALSAAVRRGIFDSVKAAAADPQVQAIVLTCAGRTFIAGADITEFGKPPQSPGLNEVIAEIENCGKPVIAAIHGTALGGGLEITLGCHFRVATKDAKLGLPEVKLGLLPGAGGTQRLPRAVGPELGVKMIVTGEPIGAEAALKNGLIEEIVEGPASGGEAFARKVLAEKRPLHILRNDDSKLAAAKADRSIFTKAAAEANKKNRGLDAPLACAEAVSWTLDLPFDEALKKERESFLRLVAGDQSKAQRYAFFSEREAAKVQNIPEGTKPRQIARVAVIGAGTMGGGIAMSFVNAGIPVTLIETGEEQLKRGMGIMQKNYEATAARGGIPADAPAKRMALITGVVGLENVKDADLIIEAVFETMAIKKEVFTALDAYAKPGAVLASNTSYLNIDEIAKVTKRPQDVLGMHFFSPANVMKLCEIVRADKTAPDALMTAVAIARKIAKVPAVVGVSDGFVGNRMLAARSKQSEKLLFEGALPQQVDAVVTKFGMPMGPFAMGDLAGLDIGWRSRQDRGIKSPIADALYEAGRHGQKTGKGYYKYEAGSRAAIPDPEVEKLIDDTCRSLGLTRRVVSDEEILERMMYPMINEGARILEEKVASKPSDVDVIWLYGYGWPIYRGGPMFYADQVGLKHIAERLSFYAKQTNDPSLEPSALLKRLADEGKTFASLAKSA; this is encoded by the coding sequence GTGAACGAAGTGGTCAAGCTCGAACGTCATGATGTGATTGCCGTGATCACGGTGGACAGCCCGCCGGTGAACGCGCTGAGTGCGGCTGTTCGCCGCGGCATCTTCGACAGCGTCAAGGCCGCCGCCGCCGATCCGCAGGTGCAGGCGATCGTGCTGACCTGCGCCGGCCGCACCTTCATCGCCGGCGCCGACATCACCGAGTTCGGCAAGCCGCCGCAGTCGCCCGGCCTCAACGAGGTGATTGCGGAGATCGAGAATTGCGGCAAGCCGGTGATCGCCGCGATCCACGGCACGGCACTCGGCGGCGGTCTCGAGATCACGCTCGGCTGTCATTTCCGCGTCGCCACCAAGGATGCCAAGCTCGGCCTGCCGGAAGTGAAGCTCGGCCTGCTGCCGGGCGCCGGCGGAACCCAGCGGCTGCCGCGCGCGGTCGGTCCCGAACTCGGTGTCAAGATGATCGTCACCGGCGAGCCGATCGGCGCCGAAGCGGCGCTGAAGAACGGGTTGATCGAGGAAATCGTCGAAGGCCCGGCGTCGGGCGGTGAAGCCTTCGCGCGCAAGGTGCTCGCCGAGAAGCGGCCGCTGCACATCCTGCGCAACGACGATTCCAAGCTCGCGGCGGCCAAGGCCGATCGTTCGATCTTCACCAAGGCGGCAGCCGAAGCCAACAAGAAGAACCGCGGCCTCGATGCGCCGCTGGCCTGCGCCGAGGCGGTGAGCTGGACGCTGGACCTGCCCTTCGATGAGGCGCTTAAGAAGGAACGCGAGAGCTTCCTGCGCCTGGTCGCAGGCGACCAGTCGAAGGCGCAACGTTACGCGTTCTTCTCCGAGCGCGAAGCCGCCAAGGTCCAGAACATTCCCGAAGGCACCAAGCCGCGCCAGATCGCGCGCGTTGCGGTGATCGGCGCCGGCACCATGGGCGGCGGCATCGCCATGTCGTTCGTCAATGCCGGTATTCCCGTCACGCTGATCGAGACCGGCGAGGAGCAGCTGAAGCGCGGCATGGGCATCATGCAGAAGAACTACGAGGCCACCGCGGCGCGGGGCGGCATTCCAGCCGATGCGCCGGCCAAGCGCATGGCGCTGATCACCGGCGTGGTCGGGTTGGAGAACGTCAAGGACGCCGATCTGATCATCGAGGCGGTGTTCGAGACCATGGCGATCAAGAAGGAAGTGTTCACTGCGCTCGACGCCTATGCCAAGCCCGGTGCCGTGCTAGCTTCCAACACCTCCTACCTCAACATCGATGAGATCGCGAAAGTCACCAAGCGTCCGCAAGACGTGCTGGGCATGCACTTCTTCTCACCGGCTAATGTCATGAAGCTGTGTGAGATCGTCCGCGCCGACAAGACCGCGCCGGACGCCCTGATGACCGCTGTGGCCATCGCGCGAAAAATCGCCAAGGTGCCGGCGGTGGTTGGGGTGTCCGACGGCTTCGTCGGCAACCGCATGCTGGCGGCCCGCTCCAAGCAGTCGGAGAAACTGCTGTTCGAAGGCGCGCTGCCGCAGCAGGTCGATGCCGTCGTGACAAAATTCGGCATGCCGATGGGGCCGTTCGCCATGGGGGACCTCGCCGGCCTCGACATCGGCTGGCGTTCGCGCCAGGACCGCGGCATCAAGTCGCCGATTGCCGACGCGCTGTACGAAGCCGGGCGCCACGGCCAGAAGACCGGCAAGGGCTACTACAAGTACGAAGCCGGCTCGCGCGCGGCGATTCCGGATCCGGAAGTCGAGAAGCTGATCGACGACACCTGCAGGAGCCTCGGCCTGACCCGCCGTGTCGTCAGCGACGAGGAGATCCTCGAGCGCATGATGTATCCGATGATCAACGAGGGTGCCCGCATCCTCGAGGAGAAGGTGGCGTCGAAGCCGAGCGATGTCGACGTGATCTGGCTGTACGGCTACGGCTGGCCGATCTATCGCGGCGGCCCGATGTTCTACGCCGACCAGGTTGGTCTCAAGCACATCGCCGAGCGGCTGTCGTTCTACGCCAAGCAGACCAACGATCCGTCGCTGGAGCCGTCGGCACTGCTCAAGCGCCTCGCCGACGAAGGCAAGACATTTGCGTCGCTGGCGAAGTCTGCGTGA
- a CDS encoding ABC transporter substrate-binding protein — protein sequence MPSTRSRAAALSAAAVLSIAINGSAFAQKKYDTGASDTEIKIGNIMPYSGPASAYGVIGKMEEAYFKMINEQGGINGRKITYISYDDSYSPPKAVEQARKLVESDEVLFIASPLGTASNSAIQKYMNSKKVPQLFVATGATKFGEHKTFPWTMGWQPAYQSEGRIYAAHLLKEKPDAKIAVMFQNDDFGKDMLKGLKDGLGAKAATMIVAEESYEVSEPTIESHIVKLKSTNADTFFSMTTPKFAAQAIKKAAELGWKPMYFQANVGASVGSVMKPAGYENGQGILTAHYAKDGADTAWDNDEGMKKFYAFLAKYAPGLDRNDASVAYGYGEAQTIVQVLKQAGDDLTRANIMKQAASLKQFAPDTLLPGVTISTSETDFYPIDQLRMQRFTGEKWELFGPVIAGNLGG from the coding sequence ATGCCTTCGACACGTTCGCGTGCAGCCGCTTTATCCGCTGCCGCGGTTCTTAGCATTGCCATCAACGGCAGCGCCTTCGCCCAGAAAAAATACGACACCGGCGCCTCGGACACCGAGATCAAGATCGGCAACATCATGCCCTACAGCGGCCCGGCTTCGGCCTATGGCGTGATCGGCAAGATGGAAGAAGCCTACTTCAAGATGATCAACGAACAGGGCGGCATCAACGGCCGCAAGATCACCTACATCAGCTACGACGACAGCTACAGCCCGCCCAAGGCCGTTGAGCAAGCCCGCAAGCTGGTGGAGAGCGACGAAGTTCTGTTCATCGCCAGCCCGCTCGGCACCGCGTCGAATTCGGCGATCCAGAAGTACATGAATTCCAAGAAGGTGCCGCAGCTGTTCGTCGCCACCGGCGCGACCAAGTTCGGCGAGCACAAGACCTTCCCCTGGACCATGGGCTGGCAGCCGGCCTACCAGAGCGAAGGCCGCATCTATGCTGCGCACCTGCTCAAGGAAAAGCCCGACGCCAAGATCGCGGTGATGTTCCAGAACGACGACTTCGGCAAGGACATGCTGAAGGGCCTGAAGGACGGTCTCGGCGCCAAGGCGGCAACGATGATCGTCGCCGAGGAAAGCTACGAAGTGTCGGAGCCGACCATCGAGTCCCACATCGTCAAGCTGAAGTCGACCAACGCCGACACGTTCTTCAGCATGACCACGCCGAAATTCGCCGCGCAGGCGATCAAGAAGGCCGCCGAACTCGGCTGGAAGCCAATGTACTTCCAGGCCAATGTCGGCGCGTCCGTCGGCAGCGTGATGAAGCCCGCGGGCTACGAGAACGGCCAGGGCATCCTGACCGCGCACTACGCCAAGGACGGCGCGGATACCGCCTGGGACAATGACGAGGGCATGAAGAAATTCTACGCCTTCCTCGCCAAATACGCCCCCGGCCTCGACCGCAACGACGCCTCGGTGGCCTATGGATATGGCGAGGCCCAGACCATCGTGCAGGTGCTCAAGCAGGCCGGCGACGACCTGACCCGCGCCAACATCATGAAGCAGGCTGCGAGCCTCAAGCAATTCGCACCGGACACCCTGCTGCCCGGTGTCACCATCTCCACCAGCGAGACAGACTTCTACCCGATTGATCAGCTGCGCATGCAGCGCTTCACCGGCGAGAAGTGGGAGCTGTTCGGCCCGGTGATCGCCGGCAATCTCGGCGGCTGA
- a CDS encoding acetyl-CoA C-acyltransferase: MTEAVIVSTARTPIGKAYRGALNATGGATLLGHAIEHAVKRAGLDPKEIEDVVMGAALQQGSTGGNIARKALLRAGLPVSVAGTTIDRQCASGLQAIALAARSVLFDGVEIAVGGGGESISLVQNDKMNTFHAVDPELMKIKSDVYMPMLDTAETVAKRYGISRERQDEYSLESQRRTAAAQQGGKFNDEIAAITTKMGVVDKATGEISFKDITLSKDEGPRPETTAEGLAGLKAVRGDGYSITAGNASQLSDGASATVIMTDKMAASKGLKPLGIFRGFVSAGCEPDEMGIGPVFAVPRLLKRHGLKVEDIDLWELNEAFAVQVLYCRDKLGIDPDKLNVNGGAISVGHPYGMSGARLTGHALIEGRRRKAKYAVVTMCVGGGMGSAGLFEIVH, translated from the coding sequence ATGACCGAGGCCGTCATCGTTTCCACCGCGCGTACGCCGATCGGCAAGGCCTATCGCGGCGCGCTCAACGCCACCGGGGGTGCGACGCTGCTCGGCCACGCCATCGAGCACGCCGTCAAGCGCGCCGGGCTCGACCCGAAGGAAATCGAGGACGTCGTGATGGGCGCCGCGCTGCAGCAGGGCTCAACCGGCGGCAACATTGCCCGCAAGGCATTGCTGCGCGCCGGCCTGCCGGTCTCGGTGGCCGGCACCACCATCGACCGCCAATGCGCCTCGGGCCTGCAGGCGATTGCGTTGGCAGCGCGCTCGGTCTTGTTCGACGGCGTCGAGATCGCGGTCGGTGGCGGCGGCGAGTCGATCAGCCTGGTGCAGAACGACAAGATGAACACGTTCCACGCGGTCGATCCCGAATTGATGAAGATCAAGTCGGATGTCTACATGCCGATGCTCGATACCGCCGAGACTGTCGCCAAGCGTTATGGCATCTCGCGCGAGCGCCAGGACGAGTATTCGCTGGAAAGCCAGCGCCGCACCGCCGCAGCCCAGCAGGGCGGCAAGTTCAACGACGAGATCGCCGCCATCACCACCAAGATGGGCGTCGTCGACAAGGCGACCGGCGAAATCAGCTTCAAGGACATCACGCTGTCCAAGGATGAAGGTCCGCGCCCGGAAACCACCGCCGAGGGTCTCGCCGGCCTCAAGGCCGTGCGCGGCGACGGCTATTCGATCACCGCCGGCAACGCCTCGCAACTGTCCGACGGCGCCAGCGCCACGGTGATCATGACCGACAAGATGGCAGCGTCGAAGGGCCTCAAGCCGCTCGGCATTTTCCGCGGTTTCGTCTCCGCCGGTTGTGAGCCGGACGAGATGGGCATCGGTCCGGTCTTTGCCGTCCCGCGCCTCCTGAAGCGCCATGGCCTGAAGGTCGAGGACATCGATCTGTGGGAGCTCAACGAGGCCTTCGCCGTGCAGGTGCTGTATTGCCGCGACAAGCTCGGCATCGATCCCGACAAGCTCAACGTCAACGGCGGCGCCATCTCGGTCGGCCATCCCTATGGCATGTCGGGTGCGCGCCTCACCGGCCACGCACTGATCGAGGGCCGTCGCCGCAAGGCCAAGTATGCGGTCGTCACCATGTGTGTCGGCGGCGGCATGGGCTCCGCCGGCCTGTTCGAGATCGTGCACTGA
- a CDS encoding CaiB/BaiF CoA transferase family protein: MEDGIFKGLKVLDCASFIAAPAAATVLSDFGADVIKIEPPGAGDPYRNLPNLPGYPRSEHNYAWMMESRNKKSLALDLAKPEGQAVLYRLVTESDVFITNFPPPVRARLKMAYNDLAPLNDRLIYACFTGYGDRGAEADKPGFDSTAWWARSGMMDLVRADDDTTPARSVAGMGDHPCAMALYGAIVTALYKRERTGKGSQVKSNLMANGVWASSVLAQAKLVGATFEKRRPRERALNALANHYRCRDGRWIMLSLLAEDRQWPILARCIGREELADDARFAAKAGRHARSLELIAILDDAFAQRDLAEWRTLLDGKGLVFGFVGILDDIPNDRQMIDNDVLVPFEDSDIMTINSPIWIDGTRKKKPRLPPGIGQHSDEILRDAGFDDEAIAALRAAGAVA, encoded by the coding sequence ATGGAAGATGGCATCTTCAAGGGCCTCAAGGTTCTCGATTGCGCGAGCTTCATCGCCGCACCGGCCGCCGCCACCGTGCTGTCCGATTTCGGCGCCGACGTCATCAAGATCGAGCCTCCGGGCGCCGGCGATCCCTATCGCAACCTGCCCAACCTGCCGGGCTATCCCCGCAGCGAACACAACTACGCCTGGATGATGGAGAGCCGCAACAAGAAGAGCCTCGCGCTCGATCTCGCCAAGCCGGAAGGTCAGGCGGTGCTATACAGGCTCGTCACAGAATCCGACGTGTTCATCACCAACTTTCCGCCGCCGGTGCGCGCGCGGCTGAAGATGGCTTACAACGATCTGGCGCCGCTCAACGACCGCCTGATCTATGCCTGCTTCACCGGCTATGGCGACCGCGGCGCCGAGGCCGACAAGCCGGGCTTCGATTCCACCGCATGGTGGGCGCGCTCGGGGATGATGGACCTGGTGCGCGCCGACGACGACACAACGCCGGCGCGCTCGGTGGCCGGCATGGGCGACCATCCCTGCGCCATGGCGCTGTACGGCGCCATCGTCACCGCGCTGTACAAGCGCGAGCGGACCGGCAAGGGAAGCCAGGTGAAATCCAACCTGATGGCCAACGGCGTGTGGGCCTCCAGCGTGCTGGCGCAGGCCAAGCTGGTCGGTGCCACCTTCGAGAAGCGACGGCCGCGCGAGCGCGCGCTGAACGCGCTTGCCAATCACTACCGCTGCCGCGACGGCCGCTGGATCATGCTGTCGCTGCTCGCCGAGGACCGGCAATGGCCGATCCTCGCCCGGTGCATCGGACGCGAGGAACTGGCTGATGACGCGCGCTTCGCCGCCAAGGCCGGCCGCCATGCGCGCTCGCTCGAACTGATCGCGATCCTCGACGACGCCTTCGCGCAGCGGGATCTGGCCGAATGGCGCACCTTACTCGACGGCAAGGGACTGGTGTTCGGCTTTGTCGGAATTCTCGACGACATCCCGAACGACCGGCAGATGATCGACAATGATGTGCTGGTGCCGTTCGAGGACTCCGACATCATGACCATCAACAGCCCGATCTGGATCGACGGCACCCGGAAGAAGAAGCCGCGACTGCCACCCGGCATCGGCCAGCACAGCGACGAGATCCTGCGCGACGCCGGCTTCGACGACGAAGCAATTGCGGCGCTGCGGGCGGCCGGCGCAGTGGCATAG
- a CDS encoding ABC transporter ATP-binding protein, protein MMQAQLAQQAPIASAMPLLTVRDVSVVFGGIVALNGVSFDMQKGQILGLIGPNGAGKTTLFNCLSRLYQPSKGDILLEGDSILKRPAHKISEIGIGRTFQNVALFPNLSVRDNVRVGTHASTNSDIVSDSLQLPWVRRGEAALNKRVDEILDYLDLQSVAGIVVAGLPFGTQKRVELARALAAKPKILLLDEPAGGLNHEEVYILGDLIRRIRDDRGVTVLLVEHHMGLVMSIADHVVALNFGKKLAEGTPAQVQKDPDVIKAYLGSKDT, encoded by the coding sequence ATGATGCAGGCACAGCTCGCGCAACAGGCGCCCATCGCTTCGGCGATGCCGCTGCTCACAGTTCGCGACGTCAGCGTCGTGTTCGGCGGCATCGTCGCATTGAACGGCGTATCGTTCGACATGCAGAAAGGCCAGATCCTCGGCCTGATCGGCCCCAACGGCGCCGGCAAGACCACCTTGTTCAACTGCCTCAGCCGACTGTACCAGCCGAGCAAAGGCGACATCCTGCTCGAGGGCGACAGCATCCTGAAGCGTCCCGCGCACAAGATTTCCGAAATCGGCATCGGCCGCACGTTCCAGAACGTTGCGCTGTTTCCCAACCTCTCGGTGCGCGACAACGTTCGCGTCGGCACCCACGCCTCGACCAACAGCGATATCGTAAGCGATTCCCTGCAATTGCCCTGGGTGCGCCGTGGCGAAGCCGCGCTCAACAAGCGCGTCGATGAGATTCTCGACTACCTCGATTTGCAGAGCGTCGCCGGCATCGTCGTCGCCGGCTTGCCCTTCGGCACCCAGAAACGCGTCGAACTCGCGCGTGCGCTCGCCGCGAAGCCGAAGATCCTGCTGCTGGATGAGCCCGCCGGCGGCCTCAACCACGAGGAAGTCTACATTCTCGGCGACCTGATCCGGCGCATCCGGGACGACCGCGGCGTCACCGTACTGCTGGTCGAACATCACATGGGCCTGGTGATGTCGATCGCCGACCATGTGGTGGCGCTGAATTTCGGCAAGAAGCTTGCCGAGGGCACGCCCGCGCAGGTCCAGAAAGACCCGGACGTCATCAAGGCCTATCTGGGGAGCAAGGACACATGA
- a CDS encoding ABC transporter substrate-binding protein produces MPAIPSRAISLSIAAALSIVASGHAFAQKKYDTGATDTEIKIGNIMPYSGPASSYGLIGKTEDAYFKMINDQGGINGRKINFISYDDGYSPPKAVEQVRKLVESDEVLLVFNSLGTPSNTAFQKYMNTKKVPQLFVATGASKWNDAKNFPWTMGWQPSYQVEAQIYAKYLMKEKPDAKIAVLYQNDDFGKDYQKGFREALGSKASMIVTEESYEISEPTVDSHIVKMKSLNPDVVISFTTPKFAAQTIKKIAELGWKPLQLVTNVSVSVGAVMQPAGFEAAQGVLSADYRKDGADPQWKDDPGMKKWSAFVDKYMPGADRSDNSLLYGYGAAQTMVKVLQMCGDDLTRANVMKQAASLKDFEVDTLLPGVKITTSATDYAPIQQLRMMRFNNGKWDLFGDVINADMTTN; encoded by the coding sequence ATGCCTGCTATTCCGTCGCGCGCAATTTCGCTATCGATTGCCGCAGCCCTCAGCATCGTCGCGAGCGGCCATGCCTTCGCGCAGAAGAAATACGACACCGGCGCGACCGACACCGAGATCAAGATCGGCAACATCATGCCCTATAGTGGTCCGGCCTCGTCCTACGGGCTGATCGGCAAGACCGAAGACGCCTATTTCAAGATGATCAACGACCAGGGCGGCATCAACGGCCGCAAGATCAACTTCATCAGCTATGACGACGGCTACAGCCCGCCCAAGGCGGTCGAGCAGGTGCGCAAGCTGGTGGAGAGCGACGAGGTTCTGCTGGTCTTCAATTCGCTGGGAACTCCGTCGAACACCGCGTTCCAGAAGTATATGAACACCAAGAAGGTCCCGCAGCTGTTCGTGGCGACCGGCGCCAGCAAGTGGAACGATGCGAAGAACTTTCCGTGGACCATGGGCTGGCAGCCTAGCTACCAGGTCGAGGCGCAGATCTACGCCAAATATCTGATGAAGGAAAAGCCGGACGCCAAGATCGCCGTGCTCTACCAGAACGACGATTTCGGCAAGGATTACCAGAAAGGCTTCCGCGAGGCGCTCGGCAGCAAGGCCTCGATGATCGTCACCGAGGAGAGCTACGAGATCTCCGAGCCGACGGTGGATTCCCACATCGTCAAGATGAAGTCTCTCAACCCCGACGTCGTGATCAGCTTCACCACGCCGAAGTTTGCCGCGCAGACCATCAAGAAGATTGCCGAGCTCGGCTGGAAGCCGCTGCAGCTCGTCACCAATGTCAGCGTCTCCGTCGGCGCGGTGATGCAGCCCGCCGGCTTCGAGGCGGCCCAGGGCGTGCTGTCCGCAGACTATCGCAAGGACGGCGCCGATCCGCAGTGGAAGGACGATCCCGGCATGAAGAAATGGTCGGCCTTCGTCGACAAGTACATGCCCGGCGCCGACCGCTCCGACAACAGCCTGCTGTACGGCTATGGCGCCGCCCAGACCATGGTCAAGGTGCTGCAGATGTGCGGTGACGATCTGACCCGCGCCAACGTCATGAAGCAGGCCGCCAGCCTCAAGGACTTCGAGGTCGACACCCTGCTGCCCGGCGTCAAGATCACCACCTCGGCCACCGACTATGCGCCCATCCAGCAGTTGCGCATGATGCGCTTCAACAACGGCAAGTGGGACCTGTTCGGCGACGTCATCAACGCCGATATGACGACGAACTGA
- a CDS encoding ABC transporter ATP-binding protein — translation MTAMLNVKDLRAYYGQVQALHGLEFALNEGSMTTLLGANGAGKTTTLRAICNMIRSTGSIEFEGKKLDNASTENIVRLGIAHVPQGRGTFTTMTVEENLQLGAITRKDSKAISSDIERMYDHFPVLKQRHLQQAGTLSGGEQQMLAVARALMLRPKLMLLDEPSFGLAPLIVRDLFRILGKINKEDKVSILVVEQNAQLALELADKAYVIETGRIVMSGSADEIANNEDVRKSYLGY, via the coding sequence ATGACGGCGATGCTGAATGTGAAGGACCTGCGCGCCTATTACGGCCAGGTCCAGGCGCTGCATGGTCTAGAATTCGCGCTCAACGAAGGCAGCATGACCACCCTGCTCGGCGCCAACGGCGCGGGCAAGACCACGACGCTGCGTGCAATCTGCAACATGATCCGCTCCACCGGCTCGATCGAGTTCGAAGGCAAGAAGCTCGACAACGCCTCGACAGAGAACATCGTGCGGCTGGGCATCGCCCACGTGCCGCAGGGCCGCGGCACCTTCACGACTATGACGGTCGAGGAAAACCTGCAGCTCGGCGCCATCACCCGCAAGGACAGCAAGGCGATCAGTTCCGATATCGAGCGGATGTACGATCACTTCCCGGTGCTGAAGCAGCGCCATCTGCAGCAGGCCGGCACCTTGTCCGGCGGTGAGCAGCAGATGCTCGCCGTGGCCCGCGCATTGATGCTGCGTCCCAAGCTCATGCTGCTCGACGAACCGTCGTTCGGCCTGGCGCCGCTGATCGTACGTGACCTGTTCCGGATTCTCGGCAAGATCAACAAGGAGGACAAGGTGTCCATCCTGGTGGTCGAGCAGAATGCGCAGCTGGCGCTGGAACTCGCCGACAAGGCCTATGTCATCGAAACAGGACGCATCGTGATGTCCGGCTCCGCCGACGAGATCGCGAACAACGAAGACGTCCGCAAGTCATATCTGGGATATTGA